The stretch of DNA ATCCTGAAAGCAGACCCATCATGCACTCGCTGTGCGCACACATGGCGACCGCCGCAGAATCGCCGCGGTCGAAGGGACGGAATTCGATCCCCGTCAGCAGGCCCTGTCCCCGGACGTCCTTGACCACATCGGGATACTTGCGCTGAATCCCTTGCAGCTCCGCTAGCAGGCGAGCGCCGCTGCTGCGCACCTGATTGATCGTCTTCTCTCCCTTACGAACAAGCATGTCGATGACCTTGGAGGCCACGCAGCATGCCAGCCCGTTGTTGGCGAAGGTAGAGCTATGCAGGTAACCGATCTGAGGAGTCCAAGCGGCTTCAGAGATCATGCAGACGCTGATGGGCATTATTCCGCCGCCGAGAGCCTTGGAAAGAAGAAGGATATCAGGGGAGGCTGAGGGAAGAGTTGCGAAGAGACTCCCTGTTCTGCCGAGACCGGTTTGAATCTCATCGGCGATGAAGAGAACGCCGTTACGCCGGCAGGCCCCTCCCACACGCTCCAGATAGTCGCTGCCAGGTACGATCATCCCTCCCTCAGCCTGGATCGGTTCCACGATGAAAGCAGCGGTCTCGCGGGCATGACGGCGCAGATAATGCTCCAACCGGTCCGGGTCTGCGAATGCGATATGCTCGAAGCCCGGCGCCGGACCCCCAAACGGACGTTGATAAAGGCTACGGCCAGTGGCCGACAACGCTGCTAGAGTCTTGCCGTGAAACCCTGTCCTGGTGGAGAGAATCGTCTGCTTGCCCGTTGCCGCCCTGGCGGCCTTCACGGCTATCTCGACGGCTTCCGCGCCACTGCTGCCAAAGACACAAAACCTGAGCTTGCCGGGGGCCAAGCGCTGCAGAGTATCTGCCAGTCGCTCGACGGACGGTGGCGTTGACGGCTGCAACATGATCGGCCTGGAACGGTTCAGGTAGTCCTTGACCGCATCCACTATCTCGGGGTGGTTGTGCCCAAAAGGGAGAACCCCGTATTGAGATAGGAAGTCCAGATAGCGTAGGCCCGAAGGGGAGTACAGGTAGAGGCCCTGACAACGTTCAATCTGCAGGGCGAGGCCGAATTTGCGCAGCAGGGCGGAACGCGTGGGGTTGAATGATTCCGCATCCGAAAAATATTTGAGAAAGACCTGATAAAAGTCGCTGCTCTGCTCCAGGCCGGGGCAGGATATTCGACTCTGGGAGGCGTCAGGCGCGTCGTTCATAAGGATTCGATTTCTTCGACGGCTAGAGGATGCTCCTCCAGACGGAACCGGTCGCCCGCCCGCCGGGCAGCCTGAGTGAACTTTTCCTC from Acidobacteriota bacterium encodes:
- a CDS encoding aminotransferase class III-fold pyridoxal phosphate-dependent enzyme; the encoded protein is MNDAPDASQSRISCPGLEQSSDFYQVFLKYFSDAESFNPTRSALLRKFGLALQIERCQGLYLYSPSGLRYLDFLSQYGVLPFGHNHPEIVDAVKDYLNRSRPIMLQPSTPPSVERLADTLQRLAPGKLRFCVFGSSGAEAVEIAVKAARAATGKQTILSTRTGFHGKTLAALSATGRSLYQRPFGGPAPGFEHIAFADPDRLEHYLRRHARETAAFIVEPIQAEGGMIVPGSDYLERVGGACRRNGVLFIADEIQTGLGRTGSLFATLPSASPDILLLSKALGGGIMPISVCMISEAAWTPQIGYLHSSTFANNGLACCVASKVIDMLVRKGEKTINQVRSSGARLLAELQGIQRKYPDVVKDVRGQGLLTGIEFRPFDRGDSAAVAMCAHSECMMGLLSGYLLNEHRLVTAPVFSHSRVLRLQPPLTVSEQQIGKAVDALDSLCENLHKGRYSRLFSYLVRKPSDSPTTSPPRSTGPKAGFRSATAPGGQKGGFAFLIHPSSTEDFLRGDPSFREFSAEELANWHKWAVGMPPSIAHRIPKVESPMGVQTSGWFIGIPLLPKDFYRIGRVAAIGLVEDAIRVAWHLGASVVGLGGYSSIVTRAGLEVTGHGVAVTSGNSLTAVAALRALQRRCRGKRPLSSRSVAVLGAAGSVGRLTATLLAPHVR